The following is a genomic window from Geoalkalibacter halelectricus.
ATTCGAGCGCCTCTGCCTATCAGGAAAAACCTGAAAATGAGGGTCGTTTTTGCTTAGAGACTTTGCGGAATTATTTAGGAAAGGGTGATTTGCAGGATTTTACACTTTGAGCTGAAGACAAAAATAGCCCGACCTCAGGGCCGGGCTATTCGAATTTTCTGGAGCGGGAAACGGGATTCGAACCCGCGACTTCAACCTTGGCAAGGTTGCACTCTACCACTGAGTTATTCCCGCTTGATGTGGTGTTTCCCGTCAAGCGCGGTAATAAATATCAAACGATTCCAGGCAAGTCAATAAAAAATTTTCCGCGCTCAGCGATACTGGCTAAGGTACTGCTTGACCCGCGTGACATAGGTGCGGGTTTCCGGATAAGGAGGGATTCCGCCAAAGCGCACCACCGTATTGGGTCCGGCGTTGTAGGCGGCGAGGGCCAACTCGAGGTCGCCCTCGAACTGGTCGAGCAGCATGCGCAGATAGCGGGTGCCGCCGCGAATGTTCTGTTCGGGGTCGCGGGGGTTGTCGATGTTGAGGTAGGCCGCCGTGGCGGGCATGAGCTGCATCAGCCCGATGGCACCCTTGTGGGAAACGACCTGGGGATTGAAGTTGCTCTCGGCGCGAATGACGGCGCGCACCAGCGCTTCTTCCAGATTGAACAATTCGGCGTAGCGCCGCACGTAGTCATCGATGGTGGTCGGTTCGAGAGTTTCCTTGCGAAAAAAGTGAAAATTCGAGGATGTCGGGCGGTTGGTGAAGTGGACGACACCATTTTCGTCGACATAGCGATAAATATCGGCGCGCACCTCACTCGCCAGGGAAAAGTGGGCCGTCACAACGAAAATCAGGGTCATGCATCGCGTCAACATCGTCATCGAACCACCTCGCCGAGGCTCAATCTAGTCAAAAACACAAAAAAATTCAACCTGTTTAGTGCCGTCAAAAGGCTTGACAACCCCTCTCGGCCCTTCTCATAATGGCCCGTCTGGGTGCAGTTGCGTCGCCTTGAATCCGGTCTGAACAATCCGGCGCGAACTTTTCCTTGCACAATGCGCGCCACTTCATTGGAAAACCACAACCTTTTCGGGAAGGGAGCCCCGCCCGATGAAAATCACCGCGGATTTCCTCATCATCGGCAGCGGTATCGCCGGTCTTTCTTACGCCCTCAAAGTCGCCGATCAGGGCAGCGTCGCCATCGTCACCAAGCGTGAATTGGCCGATTCGGCCACCAACATGGCGCAAGGCGGCATCGCCTCCGTTTTTACCCCTGATGACAGCTTCGCCAAGCATGTCGAGGACACCATGGTCGCCGGCGTGCACCTCTCGCACCCCGAAGTGGTGCGCATGGTCATCGAAAGCGGCCCCAAGGCCATCGAGGATCTTATCACCTGGGGGGTGGAATTCACCCGCAAGGCCGACCAGAGCTACGATCTGCATCGCGAGGGCGGTCACAGTGAACGACGCATTTTCCACGTGCAGGACGTCACCGGCCGCGAGATTGAGCGCGCCCTGATCGCGGCCGTGCGCGCTCATCCCAACATCGAAATCTACGAGCACCACATCGCGGTGGATCTGATCACCGAAGCCAAGGCACTGCACCGCCGCGTCAGCCCCAACCGCTGCCTGGGCGCCTATATTCTCGACATCGCCGGCAATGAGGTTCTGACCTTCGGCGCCCGTTTCACCATCCTTGCCACGGGCGGCTGCGGCAAGGTCTATCGCTACACCTGCAATCCCGACGTGGCCACCGGTGACGGCGTGGCCATGGCCTACCGGGCCGGCGCCGCGGTGGCCAATATGGAATTCATGCAGTTTCATCCCACCACCCTCTACCATCCCCACGCCAAATCCTTTCTGATTTCCGAAGCGGTACGCGGCGAAGGGGCGATCCTGCGGCGCGCTGACGGCACCGCGTTCATGGAAATCTATCATCCGCTCAAGGATCTGGCCCCGCGGGATATCGTGGCGCGCGCCATCGACAACGAAATGAAGGTGCACGGTGATGATTGCGTGTTTCTTGACATCACCCACAAAGGCAGCGATTTCATCCGCAGCCACTTTCCCAACATTTCCGAGACCTGCCTGTCCTTCGGCATCGACATGACCAAGGAGCCCATACCCGTGGTGCCCGCCGCCCACTATCTGTGCGGCGGGGTGCAAACCGACATGTGGGGCGAAACCTGCATCACCAATCTGTTCGCCATCGGCGAGGTCGCTTGCACCGGCCTGCATGGGGCCAATCGCCTGGCCAGCAACAGTCTGCTCGAAGGCGTGGTCTACGCCGATCGTTCCGCCAAGGTCTGCCTGGAGCGCCTTGCCGAACCGGCCCGGCCCTTCCCCACCGTCGCCCCCTGGGATAGCGGCAGCGCCCGCGACAGCGACGAGGAGGTGGTGGTCGCCCACAACTGGGATGAAATCCGGCTGTCCATGTGGAACTACGTGGGTATCGTACGCTCCACCAAGCGCCTGGTGCGCGCCCACCGGCGCATCCAAATGATTCAGGAAGAAATCTCGGATTACTACTGGGATTTCTACATCACCTCCGACCTGATCGAGTTGCGCAACATCGCCACAGTGGCCGAACTCATCATCCGCTGTGCCCTGGAGCGCAAGGAAAGCCGCGGCCTGCACTACACCATCGACTACCCCGAGCGCGACGACATCCACTGGAACAAGGATACGGTCATCAAAAAACGCTATTGATCGGCCGTTTTCAAGCCGAGCCAACGGATTGGGAGAAGTTCATGGACATCAGCGACATCCGCAAGCATATCGACGCCCTCGACGACGAATTGCTGAAGATCTTCAATCAGCGCGCGCAACTGGCCCTCGACATCGGCCACCATAAAAAAAGGCTCGGTCTGGCGGTGTACGATCCGGAGCGGGAGAGAAAGATTTTCGAACGCATGAAGGCCGCCAACCCCGGCCCCCTGGATGATGGCGCCATCGTGCGTCTTTTTGAACGCGTCATCGACGAATCACGCCGCCTGGAGCGCATCAAGACGAAAGGGATCTGAACATGCTGGTTGTGATGAAAAAAAGCGCCACCGAGGCGGATATGCGTGGCGTCAAACAATTTCTGGTGGAACGCGATTTCGACTTTCACCAATCCACGGGGGCCAACCGCACCATCATCGGAGTCATCGGCGAAACGCATACGATTGATCGCGAGGAATTGAAAAAGCTGCCTGGTGTTCTGGAGGTGTTTAAGATTCCGGAGGAAGAATAAAAGGGCTGCCCCGCTGGGGCAGCCCTTTGTCATTGGTCACTGGTCATTTGTCCTTGGTAAAGAGCTACCCCACCACCTGGGTGCGGGTTAGTACGGCGCGTAGCTTCTGACCCTGCCCTTCGATGTTTTCGCGGGCACCCTCCTCGCGATCCACCAGGGTCACGATCCCTACCACTTCCAAGCCTTCTTCCTGGGCGCGCTCCACGGCTTTCATGGAGGAACCGCCGGTGGTGGTCACGTCCTCGACGATGACCACGCGCGATCCGGGCGGCAGGTTCTTGCGCCCTTCGAGCCACTGACCGGTGCCGTGGCCCTTGGGCTCCTTGCGGATGATGAAGGCGTGAACGTTCTGGCCTTCAAGACATGCAGCGATGGAGGTCGCCGTGGCGATGGGGTCGGCTCCCAGGGTCAAGCCACCCACGCCGTGAATGGGGCCCTCGAACTGCTTGACCTCCTGCCAGAAGGCCTTGCCCACCAGCAGACCGCCGCGGGCGTGCAGGGTGGTCTGTTTGCCGTCGAAGTAGAAATTGCTCTTGCGGCCCGAGGCCAGGGTCACTTCGCGCTGCTCGTAAGAGAGTTC
Proteins encoded in this region:
- a CDS encoding lytic transglycosylase domain-containing protein, with the translated sequence MTMLTRCMTLIFVVTAHFSLASEVRADIYRYVDENGVVHFTNRPTSSNFHFFRKETLEPTTIDDYVRRYAELFNLEEALVRAVIRAESNFNPQVVSHKGAIGLMQLMPATAAYLNIDNPRDPEQNIRGGTRYLRMLLDQFEGDLELALAAYNAGPNTVVRFGGIPPYPETRTYVTRVKQYLSQYR
- the nadB gene encoding L-aspartate oxidase; this encodes MKITADFLIIGSGIAGLSYALKVADQGSVAIVTKRELADSATNMAQGGIASVFTPDDSFAKHVEDTMVAGVHLSHPEVVRMVIESGPKAIEDLITWGVEFTRKADQSYDLHREGGHSERRIFHVQDVTGREIERALIAAVRAHPNIEIYEHHIAVDLITEAKALHRRVSPNRCLGAYILDIAGNEVLTFGARFTILATGGCGKVYRYTCNPDVATGDGVAMAYRAGAAVANMEFMQFHPTTLYHPHAKSFLISEAVRGEGAILRRADGTAFMEIYHPLKDLAPRDIVARAIDNEMKVHGDDCVFLDITHKGSDFIRSHFPNISETCLSFGIDMTKEPIPVVPAAHYLCGGVQTDMWGETCITNLFAIGEVACTGLHGANRLASNSLLEGVVYADRSAKVCLERLAEPARPFPTVAPWDSGSARDSDEEVVVAHNWDEIRLSMWNYVGIVRSTKRLVRAHRRIQMIQEEISDYYWDFYITSDLIELRNIATVAELIIRCALERKESRGLHYTIDYPERDDIHWNKDTVIKKRY
- the pheA gene encoding chorismate mutase, with the translated sequence MDISDIRKHIDALDDELLKIFNQRAQLALDIGHHKKRLGLAVYDPERERKIFERMKAANPGPLDDGAIVRLFERVIDESRRLERIKTKGI
- the pyrE gene encoding orotate phosphoribosyltransferase, with the translated sequence MTQEERNELIEIIRELSYEQREVTLASGRKSNFYFDGKQTTLHARGGLLVGKAFWQEVKQFEGPIHGVGGLTLGADPIATATSIAACLEGQNVHAFIIRKEPKGHGTGQWLEGRKNLPPGSRVVIVEDVTTTGGSSMKAVERAQEEGLEVVGIVTLVDREEGARENIEGQGQKLRAVLTRTQVVG